The following proteins come from a genomic window of Canis aureus isolate CA01 chromosome 3, VMU_Caureus_v.1.0, whole genome shotgun sequence:
- the SPNS2 gene encoding sphingosine-1-phosphate transporter SPNS2 isoform X3, giving the protein MMCLECASAAAGGAEEEEADAERRRRRRGAQRGAGGGGCCGARAVGAAGAAVADDEVQTLSGSVRRAPSGPPGAPGCAAAAKGPGAQQPKPASSGRGRGAAAAILSLGNVLNYLDRYTVAGVLLDIQQHFGVKDRGAGLLQSVFICSFMVAAPIFGYLGDRFNRKVILSCGIFFWSAVTFSSSFIPQQHFWLLVLSRGLVGIGEASYSTIAPTIIGDLFTKNTRTLMLSVFYFAIPLGSGLGYITGSSVKQAAGDWHWALRVSPIVGMITGTLILILVPATRRGPADQLGGQLKVRTSWLRDMKALIRNRSYVFSSLATSAVSFATGALGMWIPLYLHRAQVVQKSAETCSSPPCGARDSLIFGAITCFTGFLGVVTGAGATRWCRLRTQRADPLVCAVGMLGSAIFICLIFVAAKSSIVGAYICIFVGETLLFSNWAITADILMYVVIPTRRATAVALQSFTSHLLGDAGSPYLIGFISDLIRQSTKDSPLWEFLSLGYALMLCPFVVVLGGMFFLATALFFLGDRAKAEQQVNQLVMPPASIKV; this is encoded by the exons ATGATGTGCCTGGAATGCgcctcggcggcggcgggcggcgcggaggaggaggaggcggacgCTGAGCGGCGGCGCCGGCGCCGGGGGGCGCAGCGAGGGGCTGGAGGCGGCGGCTGCTGCGGGGCGCGGGCGGTGGGCGCTGCTGGCGCGGCGGTGGCCGACGACGAGGTGCAGACGCTGTCGGGCAGCGTGAGGCGGGCCCCGTCTGGACCCCCCGGCGCCCCCGGCTGCGCAGCCGCTGCCAAGGGCCCCGGCGCTCAACAGCCCAAACCCGCCAGCTCGGGCCGCGGgcgcggggccgccgccgccatcCTCAGCTTGGGCAACGTGCTCAACTACCTGGACAGGTACACCGTGGCAG GCGTCCTTCTGGACATCCAGCAGCACTTTGGGGTCAAGGATCGAGGCGCTGGTTTGCTGCAGTCAG TGTTCATCTGCAGCTTTATGGTGGCTGCCCCCATCTTTGGCTACCTGGGTGACCGCTTCAACAGGAAGGTGATCCTCAGCTGCGGCATCTTCTTCTGGTCGGCTGtcaccttctccagctccttcatCCCCCAGCAG CACTTCTGGCTGCTGGTGCTGTCGCGGGGGCTGGTGGGCATCGGCGAGGCCAGCTACTCCACCATCGCGCCCACCATCATCGGCGACCTCTTCACCAAGAACACGCGCACGCTCATGCTTTCCGTGTTTTACTTTGCCATCCCGCTGGGCAG CGGCCTGGGCTACATCACAGGCTCCAGCGTCAAGCAGGCAGCCGGAGATTGGCACTGGGCCCTGCGG gtgtcccccatcgTGGGCATGATCACAGGAACGCTCATCCTCATCCTGGTCCCAGCCACGAGGAGGGGCCCTGCAGACCAGCTGGGGGGGCAGCTGAAGGTGCGCACCTCGTGGCTCCGTGACATGAAGGCCCTGATCCGCAA CCGCAGCTACGTCTTCTCCTCCTTGGCCACGTCGGCCGTGTCCTTCGCCACAGGGGCTCTGGGCATGTGGATCCCCCTGTACCTGCACCGCGCGCAGGTCGTGCAGAAGTCGGCGGAGACCTGCAGCAGCCCGCCGTGCGGGGCCAGGGACAG CCTCATCTTCGGAGCCATCACCTGCTTTACTGGCTTCCTGGGCGTGGTCACGGGGGCAGGAGCCACGCGCTGGTGCCGCCTGCGGACTCAGCGGGCTGACCCGCTGGTGTGCGCCGTGGGCATGCTGGGCTCTGCCATCTTCATCTGCCTCATTTTCGTGGCTGCCAAGAGTAGCATCGTGGGCGCCTAC ATCTGCATCTTTGTTGGGGAGACGCTGCTGTTTTCTAATTGGGCCATCACGGCAGACATCCTCATG TACGTGGTCATCCCCACGCGAAGGGCCACGGCCGTCGCCCTGCAGAGCTTCACCTCTCACCTGCTGGGGGACGCGGGGAGCCCCTACCTCATCGGCTTT ATCTCGGACCTGATCCGCCAGAGCACCAAGGACTCCCCACTCTGGGAGTTCCTGAGCCTGGGCTACGCCCTCATGCTCTGCCCCTTCGTGGTGGTCCTGGGCGGCATGTTCTTCCTGGCCACGGCCCTCTTCTTCCTGGGCGACCGCGCCAAGGCCGAGCAGCA GGTGAACCAGCTGGTGATGCCGCCCGCCTCCATCAAAGTCTGA
- the SPNS2 gene encoding sphingosine-1-phosphate transporter SPNS2 isoform X2 produces the protein MMCLECASAAAGGAEEEEADAERRRRRRGAQRGAGGGGCCGARAVGAAGAAVADDEVQTLSGSVRRAPSGPPGAPGCAAAAKGPGAQQPKPASSGRGRGAAAAILSLGNVLNYLDRYTVAGVLLDIQQHFGVKDRGAGLLQSVFICSFMVAAPIFGYLGDRFNRKVILSCGIFFWSAVTFSSSFIPQQHFWLLVLSRGLVGIGEASYSTIAPTIIGDLFTKNTRTLMLSVFYFAIPLGSGLGYITGSSVKQAAGDWHWALRVSPIVGMITGTLILILVPATRRGPADQLGGQLKVRTSWLRDMKALIRNRSYVFSSLATSAVSFATGALGMWIPLYLHRAQVVQKSAETCSSPPCGARDSLIFGAITCFTGFLGVVTGAGATRWCRLRTQRADPLVCAVGMLGSAIFICLIFVAAKSSIVGAYICIFVGETLLFSNWAITADILMYVVIPTRRATAVALQSFTSHLLGDAGSPYLIGFGEPAGDAARLHQSLRPCLWAGEEPSLSYSGGISRHPSPAGQSQSHLCDPRPGTHPLWSGPGQWPWLHQVVASPGVEGCVWGSHAVRQMPSPGARLQGAWHLWRKQPPVGVWGMPSLSPRDGALGKPPASPGCGAGQLDFPTWQL, from the exons ATGATGTGCCTGGAATGCgcctcggcggcggcgggcggcgcggaggaggaggaggcggacgCTGAGCGGCGGCGCCGGCGCCGGGGGGCGCAGCGAGGGGCTGGAGGCGGCGGCTGCTGCGGGGCGCGGGCGGTGGGCGCTGCTGGCGCGGCGGTGGCCGACGACGAGGTGCAGACGCTGTCGGGCAGCGTGAGGCGGGCCCCGTCTGGACCCCCCGGCGCCCCCGGCTGCGCAGCCGCTGCCAAGGGCCCCGGCGCTCAACAGCCCAAACCCGCCAGCTCGGGCCGCGGgcgcggggccgccgccgccatcCTCAGCTTGGGCAACGTGCTCAACTACCTGGACAGGTACACCGTGGCAG GCGTCCTTCTGGACATCCAGCAGCACTTTGGGGTCAAGGATCGAGGCGCTGGTTTGCTGCAGTCAG TGTTCATCTGCAGCTTTATGGTGGCTGCCCCCATCTTTGGCTACCTGGGTGACCGCTTCAACAGGAAGGTGATCCTCAGCTGCGGCATCTTCTTCTGGTCGGCTGtcaccttctccagctccttcatCCCCCAGCAG CACTTCTGGCTGCTGGTGCTGTCGCGGGGGCTGGTGGGCATCGGCGAGGCCAGCTACTCCACCATCGCGCCCACCATCATCGGCGACCTCTTCACCAAGAACACGCGCACGCTCATGCTTTCCGTGTTTTACTTTGCCATCCCGCTGGGCAG CGGCCTGGGCTACATCACAGGCTCCAGCGTCAAGCAGGCAGCCGGAGATTGGCACTGGGCCCTGCGG gtgtcccccatcgTGGGCATGATCACAGGAACGCTCATCCTCATCCTGGTCCCAGCCACGAGGAGGGGCCCTGCAGACCAGCTGGGGGGGCAGCTGAAGGTGCGCACCTCGTGGCTCCGTGACATGAAGGCCCTGATCCGCAA CCGCAGCTACGTCTTCTCCTCCTTGGCCACGTCGGCCGTGTCCTTCGCCACAGGGGCTCTGGGCATGTGGATCCCCCTGTACCTGCACCGCGCGCAGGTCGTGCAGAAGTCGGCGGAGACCTGCAGCAGCCCGCCGTGCGGGGCCAGGGACAG CCTCATCTTCGGAGCCATCACCTGCTTTACTGGCTTCCTGGGCGTGGTCACGGGGGCAGGAGCCACGCGCTGGTGCCGCCTGCGGACTCAGCGGGCTGACCCGCTGGTGTGCGCCGTGGGCATGCTGGGCTCTGCCATCTTCATCTGCCTCATTTTCGTGGCTGCCAAGAGTAGCATCGTGGGCGCCTAC ATCTGCATCTTTGTTGGGGAGACGCTGCTGTTTTCTAATTGGGCCATCACGGCAGACATCCTCATG TACGTGGTCATCCCCACGCGAAGGGCCACGGCCGTCGCCCTGCAGAGCTTCACCTCTCACCTGCTGGGGGACGCGGGGAGCCCCTACCTCATCGGCTTT GGTGAACCAGCTGGTGATGCCGCCCGCCTCCATCAAAGTCTGAGGCC GTGCCTATGGGCCGGCGAGGAACCCTCACTGTCCTACTCGGGAGGCATCTCACGGCATCCCAGCCCTGCGGGGCAGTCTCAAAGCCACTTGTGCGACCCGAGGCCAGGCACCCACCCTCTCTGGTCTGGGCCTGGGCAGTGGCCGTGGCTGCACCAGGTTGTGGCCTCACCCGGCGTGGAAGGCTGTGTGTGGGGGAGCCACGCAGTCAGACAGATGCCCAGCCCTGGGGCCAGACTGCAGGGTGCATGGCACCTATGGCGAAAGCAGCCCCCAGTGGGTGTGTGGGGCATGCCCAGCCTGTCGCCACGTGATGGGGCCCTGGGCAAGCCTCCAGCCTCCCCAGGCTGTGGGGCCGGACAGCTGGACTTTCCCACATGGCAGCTCTGA
- the SPNS2 gene encoding sphingosine-1-phosphate transporter SPNS2 isoform X1 encodes MMCLECASAAAGGAEEEEADAERRRRRRGAQRGAGGGGCCGARAVGAAGAAVADDEVQTLSGSVRRAPSGPPGAPGCAAAAKGPGAQQPKPASSGRGRGAAAAILSLGNVLNYLDRYTVAGVLLDIQQHFGVKDRGAGLLQSVFICSFMVAAPIFGYLGDRFNRKVILSCGIFFWSAVTFSSSFIPQQHFWLLVLSRGLVGIGEASYSTIAPTIIGDLFTKNTRTLMLSVFYFAIPLGSGLGYITGSSVKQAAGDWHWALRVSPIVGMITGTLILILVPATRRGPADQLGGQLKVRTSWLRDMKALIRNRSYVFSSLATSAVSFATGALGMWIPLYLHRAQVVQKSAETCSSPPCGARDSLIFGAITCFTGFLGVVTGAGATRWCRLRTQRADPLVCAVGMLGSAIFICLIFVAAKSSIVGAYICIFVGETLLFSNWAITADILMYVVIPTRRATAVALQSFTSHLLGDAGSPYLIGFVPARHVRPAGTRDAMRQISARARPPLIRHLDPRPSLPQGEPAGDAARLHQSLRPCLWAGEEPSLSYSGGISRHPSPAGQSQSHLCDPRPGTHPLWSGPGQWPWLHQVVASPGVEGCVWGSHAVRQMPSPGARLQGAWHLWRKQPPVGVWGMPSLSPRDGALGKPPASPGCGAGQLDFPTWQL; translated from the exons ATGATGTGCCTGGAATGCgcctcggcggcggcgggcggcgcggaggaggaggaggcggacgCTGAGCGGCGGCGCCGGCGCCGGGGGGCGCAGCGAGGGGCTGGAGGCGGCGGCTGCTGCGGGGCGCGGGCGGTGGGCGCTGCTGGCGCGGCGGTGGCCGACGACGAGGTGCAGACGCTGTCGGGCAGCGTGAGGCGGGCCCCGTCTGGACCCCCCGGCGCCCCCGGCTGCGCAGCCGCTGCCAAGGGCCCCGGCGCTCAACAGCCCAAACCCGCCAGCTCGGGCCGCGGgcgcggggccgccgccgccatcCTCAGCTTGGGCAACGTGCTCAACTACCTGGACAGGTACACCGTGGCAG GCGTCCTTCTGGACATCCAGCAGCACTTTGGGGTCAAGGATCGAGGCGCTGGTTTGCTGCAGTCAG TGTTCATCTGCAGCTTTATGGTGGCTGCCCCCATCTTTGGCTACCTGGGTGACCGCTTCAACAGGAAGGTGATCCTCAGCTGCGGCATCTTCTTCTGGTCGGCTGtcaccttctccagctccttcatCCCCCAGCAG CACTTCTGGCTGCTGGTGCTGTCGCGGGGGCTGGTGGGCATCGGCGAGGCCAGCTACTCCACCATCGCGCCCACCATCATCGGCGACCTCTTCACCAAGAACACGCGCACGCTCATGCTTTCCGTGTTTTACTTTGCCATCCCGCTGGGCAG CGGCCTGGGCTACATCACAGGCTCCAGCGTCAAGCAGGCAGCCGGAGATTGGCACTGGGCCCTGCGG gtgtcccccatcgTGGGCATGATCACAGGAACGCTCATCCTCATCCTGGTCCCAGCCACGAGGAGGGGCCCTGCAGACCAGCTGGGGGGGCAGCTGAAGGTGCGCACCTCGTGGCTCCGTGACATGAAGGCCCTGATCCGCAA CCGCAGCTACGTCTTCTCCTCCTTGGCCACGTCGGCCGTGTCCTTCGCCACAGGGGCTCTGGGCATGTGGATCCCCCTGTACCTGCACCGCGCGCAGGTCGTGCAGAAGTCGGCGGAGACCTGCAGCAGCCCGCCGTGCGGGGCCAGGGACAG CCTCATCTTCGGAGCCATCACCTGCTTTACTGGCTTCCTGGGCGTGGTCACGGGGGCAGGAGCCACGCGCTGGTGCCGCCTGCGGACTCAGCGGGCTGACCCGCTGGTGTGCGCCGTGGGCATGCTGGGCTCTGCCATCTTCATCTGCCTCATTTTCGTGGCTGCCAAGAGTAGCATCGTGGGCGCCTAC ATCTGCATCTTTGTTGGGGAGACGCTGCTGTTTTCTAATTGGGCCATCACGGCAGACATCCTCATG TACGTGGTCATCCCCACGCGAAGGGCCACGGCCGTCGCCCTGCAGAGCTTCACCTCTCACCTGCTGGGGGACGCGGGGAGCCCCTACCTCATCGGCTTT GTCCCTGCCCGGCACGTCCGGCCAGCCGGCACCCGAGATGCGATGCGCCAGATCAGTGCCCGGGCCCGGCCGCCGCTGATCCGCCACCTTGACCCCCGCCCGTCTCTCCCCCAGGGTGAACCAGCTGGTGATGCCGCCCGCCTCCATCAAAGTCTGAGGCC GTGCCTATGGGCCGGCGAGGAACCCTCACTGTCCTACTCGGGAGGCATCTCACGGCATCCCAGCCCTGCGGGGCAGTCTCAAAGCCACTTGTGCGACCCGAGGCCAGGCACCCACCCTCTCTGGTCTGGGCCTGGGCAGTGGCCGTGGCTGCACCAGGTTGTGGCCTCACCCGGCGTGGAAGGCTGTGTGTGGGGGAGCCACGCAGTCAGACAGATGCCCAGCCCTGGGGCCAGACTGCAGGGTGCATGGCACCTATGGCGAAAGCAGCCCCCAGTGGGTGTGTGGGGCATGCCCAGCCTGTCGCCACGTGATGGGGCCCTGGGCAAGCCTCCAGCCTCCCCAGGCTGTGGGGCCGGACAGCTGGACTTTCCCACATGGCAGCTCTGA
- the SPNS2 gene encoding sphingosine-1-phosphate transporter SPNS2 isoform X4 → MVAAPIFGYLGDRFNRKVILSCGIFFWSAVTFSSSFIPQQHFWLLVLSRGLVGIGEASYSTIAPTIIGDLFTKNTRTLMLSVFYFAIPLGSGLGYITGSSVKQAAGDWHWALRVSPIVGMITGTLILILVPATRRGPADQLGGQLKVRTSWLRDMKALIRNRSYVFSSLATSAVSFATGALGMWIPLYLHRAQVVQKSAETCSSPPCGARDSLIFGAITCFTGFLGVVTGAGATRWCRLRTQRADPLVCAVGMLGSAIFICLIFVAAKSSIVGAYICIFVGETLLFSNWAITADILMYVVIPTRRATAVALQSFTSHLLGDAGSPYLIGFVPARHVRPAGTRDAMRQISARARPPLIRHLDPRPSLPQGEPAGDAARLHQSLRPCLWAGEEPSLSYSGGISRHPSPAGQSQSHLCDPRPGTHPLWSGPGQWPWLHQVVASPGVEGCVWGSHAVRQMPSPGARLQGAWHLWRKQPPVGVWGMPSLSPRDGALGKPPASPGCGAGQLDFPTWQL, encoded by the exons ATGGTGGCTGCCCCCATCTTTGGCTACCTGGGTGACCGCTTCAACAGGAAGGTGATCCTCAGCTGCGGCATCTTCTTCTGGTCGGCTGtcaccttctccagctccttcatCCCCCAGCAG CACTTCTGGCTGCTGGTGCTGTCGCGGGGGCTGGTGGGCATCGGCGAGGCCAGCTACTCCACCATCGCGCCCACCATCATCGGCGACCTCTTCACCAAGAACACGCGCACGCTCATGCTTTCCGTGTTTTACTTTGCCATCCCGCTGGGCAG CGGCCTGGGCTACATCACAGGCTCCAGCGTCAAGCAGGCAGCCGGAGATTGGCACTGGGCCCTGCGG gtgtcccccatcgTGGGCATGATCACAGGAACGCTCATCCTCATCCTGGTCCCAGCCACGAGGAGGGGCCCTGCAGACCAGCTGGGGGGGCAGCTGAAGGTGCGCACCTCGTGGCTCCGTGACATGAAGGCCCTGATCCGCAA CCGCAGCTACGTCTTCTCCTCCTTGGCCACGTCGGCCGTGTCCTTCGCCACAGGGGCTCTGGGCATGTGGATCCCCCTGTACCTGCACCGCGCGCAGGTCGTGCAGAAGTCGGCGGAGACCTGCAGCAGCCCGCCGTGCGGGGCCAGGGACAG CCTCATCTTCGGAGCCATCACCTGCTTTACTGGCTTCCTGGGCGTGGTCACGGGGGCAGGAGCCACGCGCTGGTGCCGCCTGCGGACTCAGCGGGCTGACCCGCTGGTGTGCGCCGTGGGCATGCTGGGCTCTGCCATCTTCATCTGCCTCATTTTCGTGGCTGCCAAGAGTAGCATCGTGGGCGCCTAC ATCTGCATCTTTGTTGGGGAGACGCTGCTGTTTTCTAATTGGGCCATCACGGCAGACATCCTCATG TACGTGGTCATCCCCACGCGAAGGGCCACGGCCGTCGCCCTGCAGAGCTTCACCTCTCACCTGCTGGGGGACGCGGGGAGCCCCTACCTCATCGGCTTT GTCCCTGCCCGGCACGTCCGGCCAGCCGGCACCCGAGATGCGATGCGCCAGATCAGTGCCCGGGCCCGGCCGCCGCTGATCCGCCACCTTGACCCCCGCCCGTCTCTCCCCCAGGGTGAACCAGCTGGTGATGCCGCCCGCCTCCATCAAAGTCTGAGGCC GTGCCTATGGGCCGGCGAGGAACCCTCACTGTCCTACTCGGGAGGCATCTCACGGCATCCCAGCCCTGCGGGGCAGTCTCAAAGCCACTTGTGCGACCCGAGGCCAGGCACCCACCCTCTCTGGTCTGGGCCTGGGCAGTGGCCGTGGCTGCACCAGGTTGTGGCCTCACCCGGCGTGGAAGGCTGTGTGTGGGGGAGCCACGCAGTCAGACAGATGCCCAGCCCTGGGGCCAGACTGCAGGGTGCATGGCACCTATGGCGAAAGCAGCCCCCAGTGGGTGTGTGGGGCATGCCCAGCCTGTCGCCACGTGATGGGGCCCTGGGCAAGCCTCCAGCCTCCCCAGGCTGTGGGGCCGGACAGCTGGACTTTCCCACATGGCAGCTCTGA